ATGCCCATGTATGCGGTGGTGTTCCTGATCCTCACCATGGCGAACGTGGCGCTTCCCGGCACCTCGGGCTTCATCGGCGAGTTCCTGACCCTCATGGGCACGTTCCGGTCCAACACCTGGGTGGCTTTCTTCGCCACGACGGGCGTGATCCTCTCGGCGGCCTACGCGCTCTGGCTCTATCGCCGCGTGGTCTACGGAGAGCTCGACAAGCCCGCGCTCCAGACCATCACGGATCTGAACCGCCGCGAGATCATCACCTTCGTGCCGCTGGTGCTGCTGATCATCTATTACGGTGTGCAGCCCGGCCCGATCCTCGACACCTTCGCCGTGCCGACGGATGCGCTCATGCAGAGCGTCCAGGCAGCGCTCTCCACCGTTAAAACGGCGGCTCTCTCCGCACACTGAGGTCATGATGAACCCCGTCCTCACCCTTCCCGCTTTCGGCCCCGTGCTGCCGGAGATCATCCTGGCAGCGGGCGCTCTCGTCCTGGTCCTGTTCGGCGCCATTCGCGGCGAGCGCTCCGGCGAGGGCATGAACCTCATCGCCCTCGCGCTACTGGCGGTCACGTTCGTGGCCGTCCTGATGCTGCCCGGCGAGCGCGTCGAAACCATGTACGGTTCCTTCGTGATCGACAGCTTCGCCAAGTTCATGAAGGCCCTGACGCTCATCGCCTCCGCAGGCGGCGTGATCCTTTCGATGGATTACATGCGCCGCGAGGGCATCAGCCGGTTCGAGTACCCGATCCTGATCGTGCTCTCGACGCTCGGCATGCTGATGGTGATCTCGGCCAACGACTTGATCGCGCTCTATCTCGGCCTTGAGCTGCTGAGCCTTTCGTCCTACGTGATCGCGGCCTTCGATCGCGACAACGTCCGCTCGACGGAAGCCGGCCTGAAGTATTTCGTGCTGGGCTCCCTGTCCTCCGGCATGCTGCTCTATGGCGCATCGCTGGTTTACGGCTTCACCGGAAACGTGTCCTTCCCGGCCATCGCGGGGATCCTCCAGGGTCAGGTGGGCATCGGCGCCATCGTGGGCATCGTGTTCATCGCGGCCGGTATCGCTTTCAAGATCTCGGCCGTGCCGTTCCACATGTGGACCCCCGACGTATACGAGGGCTCGCCGACGCCGGTGACCGCCTTCTTCTCCGCCGCCCCCAAGATGGCCGGCATGGCCATGGCCATTCGCGTCTTCATCGATGCGTTCCCGAACATCGTCGGCCAGTGGCAGCAGATCATCGTGTTCATTGCCATCGCGTCCATGGCGCTGGGCTCCTTCGCGGCGATCGGCCAGCGGAACCTCAAGCGCCTGATGGCCTATTCCTCCATCGGCAACGTCGGCTACGCGTTGATCGGCCTGGCGGCCGGTACGGTCGAGGGCGTCCAGGGCGTCGCCGTCTATATGGCGATCTATCTCGCCATGACGCTCG
This window of the Microvirga sp. TS319 genome carries:
- the nuoN gene encoding NADH-quinone oxidoreductase subunit NuoN, which encodes MNPVLTLPAFGPVLPEIILAAGALVLVLFGAIRGERSGEGMNLIALALLAVTFVAVLMLPGERVETMYGSFVIDSFAKFMKALTLIASAGGVILSMDYMRREGISRFEYPILIVLSTLGMLMVISANDLIALYLGLELLSLSSYVIAAFDRDNVRSTEAGLKYFVLGSLSSGMLLYGASLVYGFTGNVSFPAIAGILQGQVGIGAIVGIVFIAAGIAFKISAVPFHMWTPDVYEGSPTPVTAFFSAAPKMAGMAMAIRVFIDAFPNIVGQWQQIIVFIAIASMALGSFAAIGQRNLKRLMAYSSIGNVGYALIGLAAGTVEGVQGVAVYMAIYLAMTLGAFAVILGMRRGNVMYENVEDLSGLARTHPVLAFCLAMIMFSLAGIPPLAGFFAKFAVFTAAINANLVALAIIGVVTSVVGAYYYLRIVKVMYFDEPGAAYDSMPAGVRLVLGLSSVFVVLFGIVPAPLVAAAGTAARSLF